In Pyrus communis chromosome 1, drPyrComm1.1, whole genome shotgun sequence, the following are encoded in one genomic region:
- the LOC137709689 gene encoding cytochrome c has protein sequence MASFAEAPPGDAKTGEKIFKTKCAQCHTVEKGAGHKQGPNLNGLFGRQSGTGAGYSYSAANKNKAVTWEENTLYDYLLNPKKYIPGTKMVFPGLKKPQDRADLIAYLKQSTA, from the exons ATGGCGTCGTTTGCCGAAGCTCCACCCGGAGATGCCAAGACCGGAGAGAAAATCTTCAAGACCAAGTGCGCTCAGTGCCATACCGTCGAGAAAGGCGCCGGTCACAAGCAGG GACCCAATCTGAATGGACTTTTCGGGAGGCAGTCTGGTACGGGTGCTGGATACTCATACTCTGCTGCTAACAAGAACAAGGCTGTGACATGGGAGGAAAATACCTTGTATGATTACTTGTTGAACCCCAAGAAG TACATTCCCGGAACCAAGATGGTGTTCCCTGGATTGAAGAAGCCGCAGGATCGTGCTGATCTCATTGCATATTTGAAGCAATCTACTGCATAA